Proteins encoded within one genomic window of Patescibacteria group bacterium:
- the rplB gene encoding 50S ribosomal protein L2 codes for MGIKKVKPTTPGRRQATFDDFSDITKSKPEKNLITIKKQHGGRNAQGKITVRHRGGGVKRFVRIVDFKREKFGIEATVNAIEYDPNRGARIALLFYADGEKRYIVAPVGLVVGDKIMSSQERIEIKKGNAMPIGNIPAGVAVYNVEIEPGRGGKIARGAGIALFVMGVEGKYAQVKMPSGEIRLIKRECMCTVGQVSNVDQRHIKIGSAGRNRRLGWRPTVRGTAMNPVDHPHGGGEGNQSIGLKHPKTPWGKPALGVKTRNKKKPSGKLIVKRRVNKKKK; via the coding sequence ATGGGAATTAAAAAAGTAAAACCAACAACACCAGGAAGACGTCAAGCTACATTTGATGATTTTAGTGATATCACTAAAAGCAAGCCAGAAAAGAATTTGATTACAATCAAAAAGCAACATGGTGGTAGAAACGCACAAGGTAAGATTACAGTAAGACACAGAGGTGGTGGTGTAAAAAGATTTGTTAGAATCGTTGATTTTAAGAGAGAAAAATTTGGCATCGAGGCAACTGTAAATGCGATTGAATATGATCCAAATAGAGGTGCGAGAATTGCTTTGTTATTTTATGCTGATGGTGAAAAGAGATATATTGTAGCTCCGGTTGGTCTAGTGGTTGGTGACAAGATTATGTCATCACAAGAGAGAATTGAAATCAAGAAAGGTAACGCGATGCCGATTGGAAATATTCCAGCTGGTGTAGCCGTATATAATGTGGAAATCGAACCAGGACGTGGCGGAAAAATCGCTCGTGGCGCTGGTATCGCATTATTCGTAATGGGTGTAGAAGGAAAATATGCGCAAGTAAAGATGCCATCCGGTGAAATAAGATTGATTAAGAGGGAATGTATGTGCACAGTTGGACAAGTTAGTAATGTTGATCAAAGACATATTAAGATTGGTTCTGCTGGAAGAAATAGAAGATTAGGATGGAGACCAACAGTTCGTGGTACAGCGATGAATCCAGTTGATCATCCACATGGTGGTGGTGAAGGTAACCAATCTATTGGTTTGAAGCATCCGAAGACACCTTGGGGTAAACCAGCGTTGGGCGTGAAGACTAGAAACAAGAAAAAGCCATCTGGCAAATTGATTGTAAAAAGAAGAGTTAATAAGAAGAAGAAATAA
- the rpsS gene encoding 30S ribosomal protein S19 — MSRSLKKGPYINQRFLNKIKNLKPGEKTNLRLWDRSCSITPEMVGFTVGVHNGRKHVDVYVVEDMVGHKFGEFAPTRKFVNHGGKMAKVKK, encoded by the coding sequence ATGTCTAGAAGTTTAAAAAAAGGACCATATATTAATCAACGGTTCTTGAACAAAATCAAGAATTTGAAACCGGGCGAAAAAACTAATTTGCGTCTTTGGGATCGTTCATGTTCAATCACACCAGAAATGGTTGGTTTTACAGTAGGCGTCCACAATGGTCGTAAGCATGTTGATGTCTATGTAGTTGAAGATATGGTGGGTCACAAGTTTGGTGAATTTGCACCAACTAGAAAATTTGTTAATCACGGTGGTAAAATGGCCAAGGTTAAAAAATAA
- the rplV gene encoding 50S ribosomal protein L22, with translation MQVSAKLNNLKISPRKVRLVVDVIRGMKVEKALDQLKFINKKSTHPIDKLLKSAIANAENNFELKVDNLLVKEIRVDEGMTMKRSMPRARGRATVIRKRVSHVMITLGELVDSGEKKGKQTKIEAPIKLTGNVKEEGAAKVKAKEEEKIAKEDADEKGKKIVDPRMEGHGKHSKVEKDSKGFVNKMFRRKSG, from the coding sequence ATGCAAGTATCAGCAAAATTAAACAATTTAAAAATATCTCCAAGAAAGGTCCGATTAGTAGTGGACGTTATTCGTGGCATGAAGGTTGAAAAAGCCTTGGATCAGTTGAAGTTTATTAATAAGAAATCAACTCATCCAATTGACAAGCTTTTGAAATCAGCGATTGCTAACGCGGAAAACAATTTCGAATTGAAGGTGGATAATCTATTAGTGAAGGAAATCAGAGTTGACGAAGGTATGACTATGAAGCGATCAATGCCAAGAGCTAGAGGTCGTGCGACAGTTATCAGAAAAAGAGTTAGTCACGTGATGATCACTTTAGGAGAATTAGTTGATAGTGGTGAGAAGAAAGGCAAGCAGACTAAAATTGAAGCGCCGATCAAATTAACAGGAAACGTTAAAGAAGAAGGTGCTGCTAAGGTTAAGGCCAAGGAAGAAGAAAAAATTGCTAAGGAAGATGCGGATGAGAAGGGTAAGAAAATTGTTGATCCAAGAATGGAAGGACATGGCAAGCATAGCAAAGTTGAGAAAGATTCTAAGGGTTTTGTTAATAAAATGTTTAGAAGAAAGTCAGGATAA
- the rpsC gene encoding 30S ribosomal protein S3, with protein sequence MGKKVNPKIFRMGITRTWHSKWFGTGKDYVKNLQQDLYIRRHLLKKYMEAGVDRVEIERNAKKIVINVYTAKPGFIIGRGGAGIEDLKKELLVKFLSRPQAVKLSDINLNIHEVDRPSLSSQIVVQGMALEIEKRMPFRRVMKQVINKVERAGGLGIKVKISGRLNGSEIARTEMLTSGKVPLHTLRADIDYSRGVARTTYGAIGIKVWIYKGDKFEKVGDSSGEVVGKKK encoded by the coding sequence ATGGGAAAAAAAGTTAATCCAAAAATTTTTAGAATGGGTATTACAAGAACTTGGCACTCTAAGTGGTTCGGGACTGGTAAAGACTATGTAAAAAATTTGCAACAAGATTTGTATATTCGTAGACATTTGTTGAAAAAATACATGGAAGCTGGTGTTGATCGCGTTGAGATTGAAAGAAATGCTAAGAAGATTGTAATCAATGTTTATACAGCTAAGCCTGGTTTTATTATCGGTCGCGGCGGTGCTGGTATTGAGGATTTGAAAAAAGAGCTTTTGGTTAAGTTTTTATCAAGACCACAAGCAGTTAAATTGAGTGATATAAATTTAAATATACACGAAGTTGATCGACCAAGTTTGAGTTCTCAAATTGTGGTGCAAGGAATGGCCTTGGAAATTGAAAAGAGAATGCCTTTCCGAAGAGTAATGAAGCAAGTGATTAACAAAGTAGAAAGAGCTGGGGGATTAGGAATCAAAGTAAAAATTTCAGGACGATTGAATGGATCAGAAATTGCTAGAACGGAAATGTTGACTAGTGGTAAAGTACCCCTACACACTTTAAGAGCAGACATTGATTATTCCCGTGGCGTAGCCCGCACAACATATGGTGCAATCGGTATCAAGGTTTGGATTTATAAGGGTGATAAATTTGAAAAAGTAGGAGATTCTAGCGGCGAAGTCGTTGGCAAGAAAAAATAA
- the rplP gene encoding 50S ribosomal protein L16 — MLMPKKTKYRKSHKGKRGGKASRMISVAFGKFGLKTMEPFWITSRQIEAARRVITRATKRGGKIWIRIFPDKPVTQKGGEIPMGMGKGSVDHYVAVVKPGMVMFEIDGVDEETAKSALIAAAHKLPVKCKVVSR; from the coding sequence ATGTTAATGCCAAAGAAAACTAAATATAGAAAGTCGCACAAAGGCAAGAGAGGCGGAAAAGCTAGTAGAATGATTAGCGTTGCTTTCGGTAAATTTGGTTTGAAGACAATGGAACCATTTTGGATCACTTCCAGACAAATCGAAGCGGCTCGTAGAGTAATCACGAGAGCGACAAAAAGAGGTGGTAAGATATGGATTAGAATTTTCCCTGATAAGCCAGTTACCCAAAAAGGTGGAGAAATCCCTATGGGTATGGGTAAAGGTTCAGTTGATCACTATGTAGCTGTTGTGAAACCAGGAATGGTTATGTTTGAAATCGACGGTGTTGACGAAGAGACAGCTAAAAGTGCTTTGATCGCGGCAGCCCACAAGCTACCAGTTAAATGTAAAGTAGTAAGTAGATAA
- the rpmC gene encoding 50S ribosomal protein L29: MNLKELKLKNIPELHKMLAEQRDNLRDLRFKDASKQLKKVTDIRVVRTTISRILTLLNTKKEENIK; the protein is encoded by the coding sequence ATGAATTTAAAAGAATTAAAATTAAAAAACATTCCAGAATTGCACAAGATGTTGGCGGAACAGAGAGATAATTTGCGTGATTTGAGATTTAAGGATGCGAGCAAGCAATTAAAAAAAGTAACGGATATTAGAGTTGTGCGAACAACTATTTCCCGAATTTTGACTTTGCTTAACACCAAGAAAGAAGAAAATATTAAATAA
- the rpsQ gene encoding 30S ribosomal protein S17: MVNTKEVKSNKKVATKVDEAVVVERVVIKKTFNGEVVSDKMNKTVVVKVDSVKIHPRYKKRYTVSKKYKVHDEKEQYKTGDKVKFIECRPMSKDKRWRVIY; this comes from the coding sequence ATGGTTAATACAAAAGAAGTAAAATCGAATAAGAAAGTTGCAACTAAGGTTGATGAGGCAGTAGTCGTAGAAAGAGTAGTTATTAAAAAAACTTTTAATGGCGAGGTTGTGAGCGACAAAATGAACAAGACTGTTGTAGTTAAGGTTGATAGTGTTAAGATTCACCCACGATATAAGAAGAGATATACAGTAAGCAAGAAATACAAGGTTCATGATGAAAAGGAACAGTATAAAACAGGTGATAAAGTAAAATTTATTGAATGTCGGCCAATGTCCAAGGACAAGAGATGGCGAGTAATTTATTAA
- the rplN gene encoding 50S ribosomal protein L14 codes for MIQTESRLKVADNSGAKEVLCIHVFGGYKKRYGGVGDIISCAVKVAAPHAAIKKGDVVHAVIVRTKKEIRREDGVYLRFSENACVVIDKVKKEPKATRVFGPIAREVRKRGFLKIASLAPEVL; via the coding sequence ATGATTCAAACAGAGTCAAGATTAAAAGTAGCAGATAATTCGGGTGCAAAGGAAGTTTTGTGTATCCATGTTTTTGGTGGTTACAAAAAAAGATACGGTGGGGTTGGTGATATTATTTCTTGTGCGGTAAAAGTGGCAGCGCCACATGCAGCGATCAAGAAAGGTGATGTAGTTCACGCTGTTATTGTTCGAACCAAAAAAGAAATCCGTCGTGAAGATGGTGTGTATTTGAGATTTAGCGAAAACGCTTGTGTGGTTATTGATAAGGTAAAGAAAGAGCCAAAAGCAACTCGCGTATTTGGTCCGATTGCTAGAGAGGTTAGAAAGAGAGGCTTTTTGAAGATTGCCTCATTAGCACCAGAAGTTTTGTAA
- the rplX gene encoding 50S ribosomal protein L24: MKIKVNDKVKITAGKDNGKTGKVLQVFPEKNRASVEGINLLIKHMRPRRQGEHGQRIEFPAPMDLSNLMLSCPKCGKEARIGYKYSDDKKKKYRVCKKCDQVID, from the coding sequence ATGAAAATTAAAGTTAATGACAAAGTTAAAATAACAGCTGGTAAGGATAACGGTAAAACCGGAAAAGTTTTGCAAGTTTTTCCTGAGAAGAACAGAGCCAGTGTTGAAGGTATCAATTTATTGATCAAGCATATGCGTCCAAGAAGACAAGGTGAGCATGGTCAAAGAATTGAATTTCCAGCACCTATGGATTTGTCTAATTTAATGTTGTCTTGCCCTAAGTGTGGCAAAGAAGCGAGAATCGGTTATAAATATTCAGATGATAAAAAGAAGAAATATAGAGTTTGTAAAAAATGTGATCAAGTAATTGATTAA
- the rplE gene encoding 50S ribosomal protein L5, with product MLQEKYKNEIMPKLKEEFGYTSAMQIPKISKIVVNVGFGRQTKEKAFIQNVLSGLTRITGQKPQENKAKKAISAFKLREGMVIGASVTLRGKRMTDFLTKLINLSFPGVRDFRGITDKGMDRTGNMTIGFKEHLAFPEIRSDEIENVFGLEVSLATTAKTRKEGLRLFELYGFPFKKDNK from the coding sequence ATGTTACAAGAAAAATATAAAAATGAAATAATGCCGAAATTGAAGGAAGAATTTGGTTATACGAGCGCGATGCAGATTCCAAAGATTTCTAAGATTGTTGTTAATGTTGGATTTGGTAGACAGACTAAGGAAAAAGCTTTTATCCAAAACGTTTTGAGCGGTTTAACAAGAATTACTGGACAAAAACCACAAGAGAACAAAGCGAAGAAGGCGATTTCTGCTTTCAAGCTTAGAGAAGGAATGGTAATTGGCGCCAGTGTTACCTTGAGAGGTAAGAGAATGACTGATTTTTTGACAAAATTAATTAATCTTTCTTTCCCAGGTGTAAGAGATTTCCGTGGCATTACTGATAAAGGCATGGACCGAACTGGTAACATGACAATCGGTTTCAAAGAACATTTAGCTTTCCCAGAAATTCGTAGTGATGAAATTGAAAATGTTTTCGGCCTTGAGGTAAGTTTAGCAACAACTGCTAAGACTAGAAAAGAAGGTTTGAGACTGTTTGAATTATACGGTTTTCCATTTAAGAAAGATAATAAATAA
- a CDS encoding type Z 30S ribosomal protein S14, with amino-acid sequence MARKALIAKAKRTPKFSTRVIRRCWRCGRNHGYMRDFSLCRICFRELADNGDLPGIKKASW; translated from the coding sequence ATGGCTAGAAAAGCATTAATTGCAAAAGCAAAAAGAACACCAAAATTTTCAACACGCGTTATTCGCCGATGTTGGAGATGTGGCAGAAACCATGGTTACATGCGTGATTTTAGTTTGTGTCGTATTTGTTTTCGTGAATTAGCTGACAATGGTGATCTTCCGGGAATAAAGAAAGCATCTTGGTAG
- the rpsH gene encoding 30S ribosomal protein S8 translates to MTDPIADMLTRIRNASAVKKAEILLPMSKMKHKIALILKEEGWVYDVDVVKASADPKKSTFDELKIVLKYKKSGKSAITSIKRISKPGLRAYSKKIELPRVLNNLGIAIVSTSKGLMTNKKARREGLGGEVICEIY, encoded by the coding sequence ATGACAGATCCAATAGCTGACATGTTAACAAGAATAAGAAATGCTTCCGCTGTGAAAAAAGCAGAGATTCTTTTACCGATGAGCAAAATGAAGCATAAGATTGCCTTGATTCTTAAAGAAGAAGGGTGGGTTTATGATGTTGATGTTGTTAAAGCTAGCGCCGACCCGAAGAAATCTACTTTTGATGAATTAAAAATAGTATTGAAATACAAGAAGAGCGGTAAATCAGCGATTACTAGCATTAAGAGAATTAGTAAGCCAGGCTTACGCGCTTATTCCAAGAAGATTGAACTACCTAGAGTTTTAAATAATTTGGGTATCGCCATTGTTTCAACATCTAAAGGCTTAATGACAAATAAAAAAGCTAGAAGAGAAGGTTTAGGTGGAGAAGTTATTTGTGAAATTTACTAA
- the rplF gene encoding 50S ribosomal protein L6 encodes MSRLGKLPIKFNNNTQVRVEKGFVIVKGAKGELKQKLHPLITVTVGESELHVSIKEGVSRKDNALWGLFWSLLNNMVKGVTDGFSKKLELKGVGYKIAIAGQKVTLNVGFSHPVEFILPTGIAGKVEANTITIEGIDKQLVGEISAQIRKIKKPEPYKGKGIKYSDEVIVRKEGKTSAKGK; translated from the coding sequence ATGTCACGTTTAGGAAAATTACCAATAAAATTTAATAATAATACTCAAGTACGCGTTGAAAAGGGATTCGTGATTGTTAAAGGTGCGAAAGGTGAGTTGAAGCAAAAGTTACATCCGTTAATTACAGTAACAGTTGGCGAAAGTGAATTACATGTAAGTATTAAGGAAGGTGTTTCAAGAAAAGACAATGCCCTTTGGGGATTATTTTGGAGTTTGTTGAACAATATGGTGAAGGGCGTGACAGATGGTTTTAGCAAGAAATTGGAATTGAAAGGTGTTGGTTATAAAATTGCAATTGCAGGACAGAAAGTAACTTTGAACGTTGGTTTTTCTCATCCAGTTGAATTTATTTTACCGACAGGTATTGCTGGAAAAGTAGAAGCGAACACAATCACAATTGAAGGTATTGATAAGCAATTAGTGGGTGAAATTTCCGCACAAATCAGAAAAATTAAGAAGCCAGAACCTTATAAAGGTAAGGGCATTAAGTATTCTGATGAGGTGATTGTGAGAAAGGAAGGTAAGACTTCAGCAAAGGGTAAATAA
- the rplR gene encoding 50S ribosomal protein L18, with protein MNINKAKIEKRLKRRIKIRKKISGTATCPRLSVFRSNASMFVQIIDDVAGKTLVSGAAKEVKGKKSESALTGKILTGFELGKLIAEKAKAKKVEQVVFDRGGYKYHGRIKSLAEGAREGGLQF; from the coding sequence ATGAATATTAATAAAGCTAAAATTGAAAAGAGACTTAAGAGACGCATTAAGATCAGAAAGAAGATTTCTGGCACTGCGACTTGTCCAAGATTGAGCGTTTTTCGTTCAAATGCGAGCATGTTTGTGCAGATTATTGATGACGTAGCTGGTAAAACTTTAGTAAGCGGTGCTGCCAAGGAAGTTAAAGGTAAGAAGAGTGAGAGCGCTTTGACGGGCAAAATCTTGACTGGTTTTGAATTAGGCAAGTTAATTGCTGAAAAAGCAAAAGCGAAGAAAGTTGAACAAGTAGTTTTCGATCGTGGCGGTTATAAATATCACGGTAGAATCAAATCTTTGGCTGAAGGAGCAAGAGAGGGTGGTTTACAATTTTAA
- a CDS encoding 30S ribosomal protein S5 produces MSNDKVENKIEAKIDTDKKAADVVAKSVFGDKKKNQFSKKRRPDSRGERPKEEFEQRIVDLARVTRVMAGGKRMRFRACVAIGDKNGRIGIGLDKGADVTIAISKAVNQAKKVMIEVPIVNDTIPHDVYMKTGAAKILLKPAKQGKGIIAGGAARIIFDLAGIKNISSKILGTTNKVSIARNVIEALSSLRKVDKKVVVKKEEGVSVEKAEAEVKVEKKEAVKAEKPATKKVAAKTKEKKEIKK; encoded by the coding sequence ATGTCAAACGATAAAGTAGAAAATAAAATCGAAGCAAAGATTGATACTGATAAGAAGGCAGCTGATGTGGTTGCTAAGTCTGTTTTTGGTGATAAGAAAAAAAATCAATTTTCTAAAAAAAGAAGACCGGATAGTCGTGGTGAAAGACCGAAAGAAGAATTCGAACAAAGAATTGTTGATTTGGCGAGAGTAACTCGTGTAATGGCTGGAGGAAAGAGAATGCGTTTCCGAGCTTGCGTGGCAATCGGTGATAAAAATGGTCGCATTGGAATCGGTTTAGATAAGGGCGCTGATGTAACTATTGCGATTTCTAAAGCAGTTAATCAAGCAAAAAAAGTAATGATTGAAGTGCCGATTGTTAATGATACAATTCCTCATGATGTTTATATGAAAACTGGGGCTGCGAAAATTCTATTGAAACCAGCTAAGCAAGGTAAGGGTATTATTGCTGGAGGAGCGGCTCGTATCATTTTTGATCTTGCCGGTATCAAAAATATTTCTAGTAAAATTTTGGGAACAACTAACAAGGTTAGTATTGCTAGAAACGTTATTGAAGCTTTAAGCAGTTTGCGAAAAGTTGACAAGAAGGTAGTGGTAAAGAAAGAGGAGGGCGTTAGTGTTGAAAAAGCAGAAGCAGAAGTAAAAGTAGAAAAGAAAGAAGCTGTTAAGGCTGAAAAACCAGCCACTAAAAAAGTAGCAGCTAAAACTAAAGAAAAGAAAGAAATCAAAAAATAA
- the rplO gene encoding 50S ribosomal protein L15 has protein sequence MTLSLNTIKSNKSLKQPKKRIGRGNGSGIGTYSGKGLKGQKARAGVSGLKRLGMRQILLRVPKSRGFKSLSGKDQVLNLDDLNVFKDKDIVNNKVLKEKGLISKEAITVKILGDGELTVKGLTFENIKISESAKEKITKLDGTIL, from the coding sequence ATGACATTATCATTAAATACAATTAAATCAAATAAGAGCTTGAAGCAACCTAAGAAGAGAATTGGTCGTGGTAATGGTTCTGGTATCGGCACTTACTCTGGTAAGGGCTTGAAGGGTCAAAAGGCGCGTGCCGGTGTGAGTGGTTTAAAGAGATTGGGTATGCGACAAATCTTGTTGAGAGTTCCAAAATCAAGAGGTTTTAAATCTTTGAGTGGGAAAGATCAAGTGCTTAATTTGGACGACTTGAATGTTTTTAAGGATAAGGACATTGTTAATAACAAAGTCTTGAAAGAAAAGGGCTTGATTTCGAAAGAGGCAATCACTGTAAAGATACTAGGCGACGGTGAGTTGACTGTAAAGGGTTTGACCTTTGAGAATATCAAGATATCAGAAAGTGCTAAAGAAAAAATCACCAAGTTAGACGGAACAATTTTATAA
- the secY gene encoding preprotein translocase subunit SecY, whose product MEKFLQIWKIKDLRKNILFVFAMLVVFRFAAHIPLPGVNAEALKQFFASNQVMGLLNVFSGGGMENFSIIMMGIAPYITASIIFQLLGMIIPSFEEMQKEESGRQKINMWTRWLTVPLAAMQAFGMITLLRRTQANILGDISAFDLLSMVVVVTAGTVFLMWIGELITEKNIGNGVSFLIFAGIVSGLPMQLQQTMATYSADQLFTFIAFIVIAIVTVVGVIYITEAQRNIPVQYAKQIRGGHVHGGTSTHLPLRVNMAGVIPIIFAISVILFPSMIAQFFIHAKTTWIANTAAHTITLFQNQLFYGISYFVLVFAFTFFYTEVIFHPDQIAENLQKQGGFIPGIRPGRHTAEYLSNTTYKIISVGALFLAIIAVMPLVLKYFSGVQSLAIGGTSLLIVVSVVIELVKQIEAQLTMREYEIK is encoded by the coding sequence ATGGAAAAGTTTTTACAAATTTGGAAAATTAAGGATCTACGAAAAAATATTTTATTCGTGTTTGCGATGTTGGTTGTATTTCGTTTTGCGGCACATATTCCTTTGCCGGGCGTAAATGCTGAGGCCTTGAAACAATTTTTTGCATCTAACCAAGTAATGGGTTTGTTGAATGTTTTTTCTGGTGGAGGTATGGAAAACTTTTCAATTATTATGATGGGTATTGCTCCTTATATTACCGCTTCGATTATTTTTCAGTTATTGGGTATGATTATTCCAAGTTTTGAAGAAATGCAAAAGGAGGAGTCTGGACGACAAAAGATTAATATGTGGACTCGTTGGTTAACAGTTCCTTTGGCAGCGATGCAGGCTTTTGGTATGATTACGCTTTTGCGTCGAACGCAAGCAAACATCTTGGGTGATATTTCTGCTTTTGATTTATTGAGTATGGTAGTTGTTGTGACTGCGGGCACAGTCTTCTTGATGTGGATTGGTGAATTGATTACGGAAAAAAATATTGGCAATGGCGTGTCTTTCTTGATTTTTGCTGGTATTGTATCTGGCTTGCCAATGCAATTGCAACAGACAATGGCGACATATAGCGCTGACCAATTATTTACCTTTATTGCCTTTATTGTGATTGCGATTGTGACTGTTGTGGGGGTTATTTATATTACAGAAGCGCAACGTAACATTCCCGTGCAGTATGCGAAGCAGATTCGAGGCGGACATGTTCATGGTGGTACTTCTACTCATTTGCCATTGCGTGTTAATATGGCTGGCGTGATTCCAATTATCTTTGCAATTTCAGTAATTTTATTTCCATCAATGATCGCACAGTTTTTCATTCATGCAAAAACTACCTGGATTGCTAACACCGCGGCGCACACTATTACTTTATTCCAAAATCAGTTATTCTACGGTATTTCATATTTTGTGTTAGTTTTTGCCTTTACTTTCTTTTATACGGAAGTTATTTTTCATCCTGATCAAATAGCTGAGAATTTACAAAAGCAAGGTGGATTTATTCCTGGTATTAGACCAGGACGTCACACAGCTGAGTACTTATCAAACACAACTTACAAAATTATTTCTGTTGGAGCTTTATTCTTGGCTATCATTGCTGTTATGCCCTTGGTGTTGAAATATTTCTCTGGCGTTCAGTCATTAGCAATTGGCGGCACATCCTTATTGATTGTGGTGTCAGTGGTAATTGAATTGGTAAAGCAGATTGAAGCACAGTTAACAATGCGGGAGTATGAGATAAAATAA
- a CDS encoding ABC transporter ATP-binding protein, whose protein sequence is MANTNPIIEVKKVNFTYNKGKDNEYQALADINLDIYPEEFIAILGPSGCGKSSLLNILAGLEKPDEGMINVMGRDLMAMNGREFADYHRLEVGMIYQAYNLITSLSVLDNVALPQIFINTHRGKRNALAKTLLERFGILEQAHRIPTELSGGQQQRIGIARSIVNDPSLILADEPVGNLDSTSAENVLNILSDLNTKEKKTIIMVTHNPENVIYADRIIHMKDGVIIREEINENKGKPLAKKEDGKTAKSPTEEMASMLRTYSGLSNEQINILIMPYKSKMFVNYFTSEKNYEETKVFEDAIQRQLMGTITRAEFLDILHRPSRDGGIGFDIRSSEKIIRRMDRIIRLAYFMQQKFHQVKNERGGHEKVVIEEKTQKLTDYLLKTCYNKHYQNLDEAQLSRLKSAVKDRFENNMQKSEFYNYLDKSFKEDGVGLNSKTARAITDEMELVLVVGFGVSQNESMRKLKLEKAESASMVSNSAMDLESSRVMNSIAERLKKINNK, encoded by the coding sequence ATGGCAAATACTAATCCAATTATCGAGGTGAAAAAAGTAAATTTTACCTACAACAAGGGAAAAGATAATGAGTATCAAGCCTTAGCTGATATTAACTTAGATATCTATCCGGAGGAATTTATTGCAATCCTGGGGCCGTCTGGCTGTGGGAAGTCTTCGTTGTTAAATATTTTAGCTGGACTGGAAAAGCCGGACGAGGGGATGATTAACGTGATGGGGCGTGACTTGATGGCCATGAATGGTCGTGAGTTTGCCGATTATCATCGTCTCGAGGTGGGGATGATTTATCAGGCCTATAATTTGATTACTAGTTTGAGCGTGTTGGACAATGTGGCCCTGCCACAGATTTTTATAAACACTCATCGCGGCAAGCGCAATGCCTTGGCAAAAACGCTTCTAGAAAGATTTGGCATTTTGGAGCAGGCACATCGTATTCCAACTGAATTGTCTGGTGGACAGCAACAGCGTATTGGCATTGCTCGTTCAATAGTTAATGATCCGAGTTTGATTTTGGCAGATGAGCCCGTTGGTAATTTGGACTCAACTTCAGCGGAAAATGTTTTAAATATCCTCAGTGACTTAAATACCAAAGAAAAAAAGACGATTATTATGGTGACGCATAATCCAGAAAATGTTATTTATGCTGATCGGATTATTCATATGAAAGACGGGGTGATAATCAGGGAAGAAATTAACGAGAATAAGGGCAAGCCATTGGCTAAAAAAGAGGACGGAAAAACAGCTAAATCACCAACCGAGGAAATGGCATCCATGCTGCGGACTTATAGCGGATTATCGAATGAACAGATAAATATTTTGATTATGCCCTATAAGTCAAAGATGTTTGTTAATTATTTTACGTCTGAGAAGAATTATGAGGAAACAAAAGTCTTTGAAGACGCTATTCAACGTCAGTTGATGGGAACTATTACCAGGGCGGAATTTTTAGATATCTTGCATCGTCCTTCGCGTGATGGCGGTATTGGTTTTGACATTAGGTCGTCAGAAAAGATTATTAGAAGAATGGATAGAATTATCCGTTTAGCTTATTTTATGCAGCAAAAATTTCATCAGGTGAAGAACGAGCGAGGCGGGCATGAAAAAGTTGTTATTGAGGAAAAGACACAGAAACTGACTGATTATTTATTAAAAACTTGCTATAATAAGCATTATCAAAATTTAGACGAAGCTCAATTGAGTAGGCTGAAGAGTGCTGTTAAGGATCGCTTTGAAAACAATATGCAAAAATCGGAATTTTATAATTATTTAGACAAGTCTTTCAAAGAGGATGGGGTGGGCTTGAATAGTAAAACGGCACGCGCAATAACGGATGAGATGGAATTGGTTTTAGTAGTTGGCTTTGGTGTTTCGCAAAACGAGAGCATGCGAAAACTTAAATTGGAAAAAGCAGAGAGTGCTAGCATGGTGTCCAATTCAGCCATGGATTTAGAATCATCTAGGGTGATGAATAGTATTGCAGAGCGCTTAAAGAAAATTAATAATAAATAA